Proteins co-encoded in one Bacillus paramycoides genomic window:
- a CDS encoding acetylglutamate kinase: MYTYWQSYYSPYHNPYVHFDTSVRNYRISKNENFLKGYMRSLWEQHVAWTRLAIISIVFHLPDVNVTVGRLLQNATHMGLSLEPFYGEDAVKKYSALIKDHLVIAADLVKAAKAGDQNAAAAIEKKWYANADQIIDFLNAINPYIEKEAFRKMFYEHLALTKAEALAFLNKDYEEGVKLYDKIEKEALEMADMITNAIVKQFPQVFQ, translated from the coding sequence ATGTATACTTATTGGCAATCGTATTACTCCCCCTATCATAACCCTTATGTACACTTTGATACTTCTGTACGTAATTACCGAATTAGTAAAAACGAGAACTTTTTAAAAGGTTATATGCGTTCTTTATGGGAACAACATGTCGCTTGGACAAGATTAGCTATTATAAGTATTGTCTTTCATTTACCAGACGTTAACGTTACAGTTGGGCGTCTTCTTCAAAATGCAACACATATGGGACTATCACTTGAACCATTCTATGGTGAGGACGCTGTAAAAAAATATAGTGCACTCATTAAAGACCACTTAGTCATCGCAGCAGATCTTGTTAAAGCCGCTAAAGCAGGTGACCAAAATGCAGCTGCCGCTATCGAGAAGAAATGGTACGCTAATGCTGATCAAATTATCGATTTTCTTAACGCTATCAACCCGTATATAGAAAAAGAAGCATTCCGAAAAATGTTTTATGAACATTTAGCATTAACAAAAGCAGAAGCACTTGCCTTTCTAAATAAAGATTATGAAGAAGGAGTAAAATTGTACGATAAAATTGAAAAAGAAGCTTTAGAAATGGCCGACATGATAACAAACGCAATCGTAAAACAATTCCCGCAAGTATTCCAATAA
- a CDS encoding DUF952 domain-containing protein produces MITKVITKRNWEIAKINGEINEASLKEEGFIHCSFLEQALKVAEKHFSHEEDVLLLTIDPTLLKAEIKYELASNGQEYPHVYGVINIESIVEVIPFTKEKEEFILREVQR; encoded by the coding sequence ATGATTACAAAGGTAATAACGAAAAGAAATTGGGAAATTGCAAAGATAAATGGAGAAATTAATGAAGCCTCATTAAAAGAAGAGGGATTTATTCATTGTTCATTTTTAGAACAAGCTTTAAAAGTCGCTGAAAAACATTTTAGTCATGAAGAAGATGTTTTATTACTAACAATTGATCCAACTCTTTTAAAAGCAGAAATAAAATATGAACTTGCTTCTAACGGTCAAGAATATCCGCATGTATATGGAGTAATCAATATTGAGTCGATTGTAGAAGTTATCCCATTTACTAAAGAAAAAGAAGAGTTTATATTACGAGAGGTACAACGGTAA
- a CDS encoding N-acetylmuramoyl-L-alanine amidase, translating to MARYSLHGGHNSIVQGANFGNRKEHVLDRQVKDAVAAKLRSLGHTVYDDTDEVGTTQSQNLNNIIRNSNSHAVDLVISFHLNASDGNGQGVEVLYYDQKDLAAKISAQLAKDIGWRDRGAKQRTDLAVLNGTKAPAILIELGFIDNESDMAKWNVDKIANSIVFALTGQTGGGAADLLKVKTGGVAFSNLQVLAQAMVDAGIDGQIVVQKDGIGYAITNGYPSGNIDKFTAWLDARKWYYEYLR from the coding sequence ATGGCCAGATATAGTTTGCACGGAGGACACAATAGTATTGTTCAAGGAGCTAATTTTGGGAATCGGAAAGAACACGTTCTGGATAGGCAAGTTAAAGATGCTGTGGCGGCTAAGTTAAGATCCCTGGGACACACGGTTTATGACGATACGGACGAGGTAGGGACAACTCAATCACAAAATTTAAATAATATCATTCGAAATAGCAATTCCCATGCTGTGGATTTAGTTATTTCTTTTCATCTTAATGCAAGTGATGGAAATGGACAGGGTGTTGAGGTTTTGTATTATGATCAGAAAGATTTGGCGGCTAAAATCTCAGCTCAACTAGCAAAAGATATTGGATGGCGTGATCGAGGTGCGAAACAACGTACAGATTTAGCAGTATTAAATGGAACGAAGGCACCGGCTATTCTTATTGAATTAGGATTTATTGATAATGAATCCGACATGGCAAAATGGAATGTTGATAAAATCGCTAATTCTATTGTATTTGCTCTTACAGGACAAACTGGAGGAGGTGCGGCGGATTTGCTCAAAGTAAAAACTGGTGGTGTAGCATTTAGCAATTTACAAGTTTTGGCTCAGGCGATGGTTGATGCGGGTATTGATGGACAAATTGTCGTTCAGAAAGATGGCATTGGTTATGCTATAACGAATGGCTATCCGTCCGGAAATATCGATAAATTTACAGCTTGGTTAGATGCACGTAAATGGTACTATGAGTACTTGAGATAA
- a CDS encoding GNAT family N-acetyltransferase — MIREARKQDVTYMLDIYNDAILYTTAVYTYKPVTLENRIDWYEQKKADGYPILVYELNNKVVGFATFGPFRTWPAYKYSIEHSVYVDKKYRKCGIGTSLMRALITIAKEREYMTLIAGIDAENEKSIALHENYEFVHAGTIKKAGYKFDRWLDLAFYQLELNGPKRPAEE; from the coding sequence ATGATAAGGGAAGCAAGGAAACAAGATGTAACATACATGTTAGATATTTATAATGATGCTATATTGTATACAACGGCTGTATATACGTATAAACCTGTAACCCTTGAAAATAGAATAGACTGGTATGAACAAAAAAAGGCTGACGGTTATCCAATTTTAGTATATGAACTAAATAATAAAGTAGTAGGATTTGCGACATTTGGACCGTTTAGAACTTGGCCTGCCTATAAATATTCAATTGAACATTCTGTGTATGTTGATAAGAAATATAGAAAATGTGGGATTGGAACTTCTTTGATGAGAGCATTAATCACAATTGCAAAAGAAAGAGAATATATGACTTTAATTGCTGGAATTGATGCGGAAAATGAGAAAAGTATTGCTTTACATGAAAACTATGAATTTGTTCATGCAGGGACAATCAAAAAGGCTGGTTATAAGTTTGATAGATGGCTTGATTTAGCTTTTTATCAATTAGAGCTTAATGGTCCTAAAAGGCCTGCGGAAGAATAG
- the recQ gene encoding DNA helicase RecQ: MFTKAQELLASYFGYSSFRRGQDETIKNVLDGKDTVCIMPTGGGKSICYQIPALVFEGTTLVISPLISLMKDQVDTLVQNGISATYINSSISITEANQRIQLAKQGHYKLLYVAPERLDSMEFVDQLIDMKIPMIAIDEAHCISQWGHDFRPSYLHIHRILDYLQEKPLVLALTATATPQVRDDICNTLGINQENTIMTTFERENLSFSVIKGQDRHAYLADYIRQNQKESGIIYAATRKVVDQLYEDLMKAGVSVSKYHAGMSDNDRNEQQELFLRDEVSVMVATSAFGMGIDKSNIRYVIHYQLPKNMESYYQEAGRAGRDGLDSACILLYSSQDVQVQRFLIDQSTGESRFSNELEKLQNMTDYCHTEQCLQSFILQYFGEEPKEDCGRCGNCTDDRESIDVTRESQMVLSCMIRTNQRFGKQMIAQVLTGSKNKKVIEFNFHTLPTYGLLSNRSVKEVSEFIEFLISDELIAVEHGTYPTLKVTEKGKEVLLGKENVLRKERVETRQIVQDHPLFEILREVRKEIAQGEGVPPFVIFSDQTLKDMCAKMPQSDSELLTVKGIGEHKLVKYGSHFLQAVQHFIEENPNYAETIKTEVVTERKNSGKASANSHLETYEMYKQGIDLNEIAKERSLSRQTIENHLIRCFEDGMEVDWNSFVPAEYESLIETAVQNAEGGLKSIKEQLPNEVSYFMIRAYLQIRK, from the coding sequence TTGTTTACAAAAGCACAAGAACTTTTAGCGTCTTATTTCGGTTATTCATCATTCCGAAGAGGACAAGATGAAACAATTAAAAATGTATTAGATGGGAAAGATACAGTTTGTATTATGCCTACGGGCGGTGGTAAGTCAATTTGTTATCAAATTCCCGCATTAGTATTCGAGGGAACGACGTTAGTTATATCTCCATTAATATCACTTATGAAAGACCAAGTAGATACATTAGTACAAAACGGTATTTCAGCTACTTATATTAATAGTTCTATTTCTATTACAGAAGCAAATCAACGTATTCAATTAGCGAAACAAGGTCATTATAAGTTGCTTTATGTGGCGCCTGAGCGTCTTGATTCAATGGAGTTTGTTGACCAACTTATCGATATGAAAATCCCGATGATTGCAATTGATGAGGCGCACTGTATTTCGCAGTGGGGACATGATTTCCGTCCAAGTTATTTACATATACACCGTATATTAGATTATCTTCAGGAGAAGCCGCTCGTATTAGCATTAACTGCTACGGCAACACCACAAGTACGTGATGATATTTGCAATACACTTGGAATTAATCAAGAAAACACGATTATGACAACGTTTGAGCGTGAGAACTTATCATTTTCTGTTATTAAAGGACAAGACCGTCATGCATATTTAGCGGATTATATTCGTCAAAATCAAAAAGAATCTGGGATTATATATGCGGCTACTAGAAAAGTAGTTGATCAATTATATGAGGATTTAATGAAGGCGGGAGTTTCTGTTTCAAAATATCATGCTGGTATGAGTGATAACGATCGAAATGAGCAGCAAGAACTCTTTTTACGTGATGAAGTGAGTGTAATGGTAGCGACATCAGCATTTGGGATGGGGATTGATAAATCGAATATTCGTTACGTTATCCATTATCAACTGCCAAAAAACATGGAAAGTTATTACCAAGAAGCAGGACGTGCAGGACGTGACGGTTTAGATAGTGCATGTATATTGCTATATTCTTCTCAAGATGTGCAAGTACAGCGCTTTTTAATTGATCAATCGACAGGAGAATCTCGTTTTTCAAATGAACTTGAAAAACTGCAAAATATGACTGACTATTGTCATACAGAACAATGTTTACAATCATTTATTTTGCAATACTTTGGAGAAGAGCCGAAAGAAGATTGTGGCCGCTGCGGTAATTGTACGGACGACCGAGAAAGTATCGATGTGACGAGAGAATCACAAATGGTTCTATCTTGTATGATTAGGACAAACCAACGATTTGGAAAACAAATGATTGCCCAAGTTTTAACTGGTTCGAAAAATAAGAAAGTGATTGAATTTAATTTTCATACTTTACCAACATACGGCTTACTATCAAATCGTAGCGTAAAAGAAGTCAGTGAATTTATTGAGTTTTTAATTTCAGATGAGTTAATCGCAGTTGAACACGGTACGTATCCGACATTAAAAGTAACGGAAAAAGGGAAAGAAGTGTTACTTGGTAAAGAGAATGTTTTACGTAAAGAACGAGTAGAGACAAGACAAATTGTTCAGGATCATCCTTTATTTGAAATACTTCGTGAAGTACGTAAAGAAATTGCGCAAGGAGAGGGTGTACCTCCATTCGTTATTTTCTCTGACCAAACGTTGAAAGATATGTGTGCGAAAATGCCGCAAAGTGACTCTGAACTTTTAACTGTAAAAGGGATTGGTGAACATAAACTTGTGAAGTATGGTTCTCATTTCTTACAAGCAGTTCAGCACTTTATTGAGGAAAACCCAAACTATGCTGAAACAATTAAGACAGAAGTGGTGACAGAGCGGAAAAATTCAGGGAAAGCGTCAGCAAATTCTCATTTAGAAACGTATGAAATGTATAAACAAGGCATTGATTTAAATGAAATTGCGAAAGAACGTAGCTTATCAAGACAAACAATTGAAAATCATTTAATACGTTGTTTTGAAGATGGAATGGAAGTAGACTGGAACAGTTTCGTTCCTGCAGAATATGAATCACTGATTGAAACTGCCGTTCAAAATGCAGAGGGTGGTCTGAAATCGATTAAGGAACAACTTCCAAATGAAGTGAGTTACTTTATGATTCGTGCTTATTTACAAATTAGAAAGTAG
- a CDS encoding class I SAM-dependent methyltransferase, protein MEKQFELSNYDINTESWLEQVAKEVQEQIGHPFQSMLELGAGNGGFARAMSKLRVKMTTVELVPELVMFAKEHSTNDIAIHCADFYKINFEEKFDVVSYLDGFGVGTDDEQLILLKRIKNWMKDDGCALIDIYQPLYWKKVSGQEMSLSSAMRKYEYDSINERMLDHWWHPNNPNDIVTQSLRCYTVDEISNLCAEVGLSIVGIFPGGAYDFEKRKYRELATLNECLAYRIKVKKSRD, encoded by the coding sequence ATAGAAAAACAATTCGAACTATCCAATTACGATATTAATACAGAAAGCTGGTTAGAACAGGTTGCGAAAGAAGTTCAAGAACAAATTGGACATCCATTCCAGTCAATGTTAGAACTAGGAGCAGGAAATGGTGGATTTGCAAGGGCGATGTCTAAGTTACGTGTAAAGATGACTACTGTTGAGCTTGTACCAGAGTTAGTTATGTTTGCAAAAGAGCATTCTACTAATGATATTGCTATTCATTGCGCTGATTTTTATAAAATTAATTTTGAAGAAAAGTTTGATGTTGTTAGTTATTTAGATGGATTTGGTGTAGGAACAGATGATGAACAATTGATTCTATTAAAACGAATTAAAAATTGGATGAAGGATGATGGATGTGCACTTATTGATATTTATCAACCACTGTATTGGAAAAAGGTAAGTGGACAAGAAATGTCCTTAAGTTCAGCTATGCGAAAATATGAATATGATAGCATAAATGAAAGAATGCTAGATCATTGGTGGCATCCTAATAATCCAAATGATATAGTTACACAGTCTTTACGTTGTTACACGGTAGATGAGATTAGCAATCTATGTGCTGAAGTTGGTTTAAGTATTGTAGGAATCTTCCCAGGAGGAGCATATGATTTTGAAAAACGAAAATATAGAGAGTTAGCAACTTTAAATGAATGTTTGGCGTATCGAATTAAAGTAAAGAAGAGTAGGGATTAA
- a CDS encoding gamma-glutamylcyclotransferase family protein, which yields MYHVFVYGTLRKEQTNAHFMQGAKCIADGAWTYGKLFDTNEGYPAMICSNKDKVYGEVYEVNDDVLQKLDELEEYTGNAESDLYDRITETIYLGDREIRAFVYVAQDKKMLRKVIISGDWVEYQQEK from the coding sequence ATGTATCACGTTTTTGTGTATGGCACGTTAAGAAAAGAGCAAACGAATGCTCATTTTATGCAAGGTGCAAAATGCATCGCAGACGGGGCATGGACGTATGGCAAATTATTTGATACAAATGAAGGGTATCCAGCGATGATTTGTTCAAATAAAGATAAAGTTTATGGAGAAGTTTATGAAGTGAATGATGATGTACTGCAAAAATTAGATGAACTGGAAGAATACACAGGTAATGCAGAGAGTGATTTATATGATCGAATCACCGAAACGATTTATTTAGGCGATAGAGAAATACGTGCATTTGTGTATGTCGCTCAAGATAAAAAGATGCTAAGGAAAGTTATCATTTCTGGTGATTGGGTAGAGTATCAACAAGAAAAATAA
- a CDS encoding HAAS signaling domain-containing protein has translation MSLIDIYVEEVAKRLPEKNRDDIILELRSTIEDMLPDDYNEDDEKRVLEKLGSPVSLANGYLDRPMHLIGPRYFDVYTTLLKMIIPIAAVIALIAMVAENFVAYNGEQAVINVILNVIGKGIGEIIEVGLHVFFWLTLVFAILERTDKDKGTQPLTTSLKKWTPDDLKNTSYVPKKKSISKLEVFGGLMWTAIWATVYFYANHLVGVYHGTESGLKFVAPTFNQDALLQYWPIIVIMIVFEIGISLYKLVQGQWTKKLAIGNAILQIVGTIVFIVIVVNPHLFNEGFITYVANVFTTSPEEVKKWLIGGGIIIYILSAALNIFDGLRKARIRI, from the coding sequence ATGAGTTTGATTGATATTTATGTAGAAGAAGTAGCGAAGAGATTACCTGAAAAAAATCGTGACGATATTATTCTTGAATTACGGTCAACAATCGAGGATATGTTACCTGATGATTATAATGAAGATGATGAAAAAAGAGTTCTTGAAAAATTGGGAAGTCCAGTTTCATTGGCTAATGGATATTTGGATAGACCGATGCATTTAATTGGACCACGTTATTTTGATGTATATACGACGTTATTAAAAATGATCATACCGATTGCAGCTGTTATCGCACTCATTGCAATGGTTGCAGAAAATTTTGTAGCATATAATGGTGAGCAAGCGGTAATAAATGTTATTTTAAATGTGATAGGTAAAGGAATTGGGGAAATTATCGAAGTAGGCCTCCATGTATTTTTCTGGTTGACACTTGTATTTGCAATTTTAGAAAGAACAGATAAAGACAAAGGTACTCAACCGTTGACGACAAGTTTAAAAAAATGGACGCCTGATGATTTGAAAAATACTTCGTATGTTCCAAAGAAAAAATCAATCTCAAAGCTCGAAGTTTTTGGCGGGTTAATGTGGACGGCAATATGGGCAACAGTTTATTTTTATGCGAACCATCTTGTAGGTGTATATCATGGTACAGAAAGCGGATTGAAGTTTGTCGCGCCAACTTTTAACCAAGATGCGTTACTTCAGTATTGGCCAATCATTGTAATTATGATTGTGTTTGAAATAGGTATATCTCTTTATAAGTTAGTACAAGGACAATGGACGAAAAAGTTGGCAATCGGGAATGCTATTCTTCAAATAGTTGGAACAATAGTATTCATTGTAATTGTAGTAAATCCGCATTTATTTAATGAAGGATTTATTACGTATGTGGCAAATGTGTTTACTACTTCTCCAGAGGAAGTTAAAAAGTGGTTAATTGGTGGAGGTATTATCATTTACATTTTGTCTGCTGCGTTAAATATATTTGATGGTTTACGAAAAGCTCGTATTCGTATATAG
- a CDS encoding HelD family protein codes for MNNIFEEELQRMKDTLRTMDDQLEQLENIPVYYGDDFKEQILESMRESNRQNLRIGVQEPYFGRLDFQEDGKEDVMPIYIGKVGVSHKDTMKPIVIDWRAPVASMFYSFTGGDELAFYQSPDGLVEGDVYLKRNISIRKRELERVVDTYVKGNEDVSHADDFLLYRLGENKDNKLKDIVSTIQSEQNDIIRAERNLPLLIQGVAGSGKTTIALHRLAFLIYEYREQLEAERMIVFAPNSLFLDYISSVLPELGVGNISQTTFRDWALRTLDDSVKLKQTEEKLKEAFSINRDEEKIMLGKLKGKLEFKSFIEERMLQFEKKLVPTSDFEAWDKAIIPVEDIKKWMQVEYKHYPLKKRRERLVGRMKRWIEIELKKYGETNEKKLLKKEATKRLNTYMKFWPKMSSLSIYSSILKSKEILEVLPEELVKETEKSCRKKEVYVEDLPALIYIHHRITGIEIGQKFHHVVIDEAQDFSPFQVYVLKEITLGNSFTILGDLSQAIYDYQGIEDWGAFKEVFQETGYYELTRSYRSTKEIIEFANEIIKNAEIPVGLATPVFRSGEEVKVIQAEDQFNEIMKTIKYLQNEDVKTIAVIGRTEDECRDIYEKLTKTGLAVNVIEADQSKYKGGISVVPVYLAKGLEFDAVLLIDVDEEHYKNTKHDAKLLYVGCTRSLHDLWIFHSGEASPLINGLK; via the coding sequence ATGAACAACATTTTTGAAGAAGAGTTACAAAGGATGAAAGATACATTACGTACGATGGATGATCAATTAGAACAGCTCGAAAACATTCCGGTTTATTATGGAGATGATTTTAAAGAACAAATTCTAGAAAGTATGAGAGAATCTAATAGGCAAAATTTACGTATCGGTGTACAAGAACCGTACTTTGGAAGATTAGATTTTCAAGAGGACGGCAAGGAAGATGTTATGCCGATCTACATCGGTAAAGTAGGTGTTTCACATAAAGACACAATGAAACCAATTGTAATAGATTGGCGGGCACCTGTTGCAAGTATGTTTTATTCATTTACCGGCGGTGATGAATTAGCGTTTTATCAATCGCCAGATGGATTAGTAGAAGGTGATGTGTATTTAAAGCGAAACATCTCTATTCGAAAAAGAGAACTAGAACGTGTTGTTGATACATATGTAAAAGGAAATGAAGATGTCTCACATGCTGATGATTTTCTTCTATATCGATTAGGTGAGAATAAAGATAATAAACTAAAGGATATTGTTTCGACAATACAATCGGAGCAAAATGATATTATTCGTGCGGAAAGAAACTTACCACTACTTATTCAAGGGGTTGCAGGGAGCGGAAAAACAACAATCGCTTTACATCGCCTTGCTTTTTTAATTTATGAATATCGTGAGCAACTAGAAGCTGAGAGAATGATTGTATTCGCTCCAAATAGTCTGTTTTTAGACTATATTTCAAGTGTACTTCCTGAATTAGGTGTAGGGAATATTAGTCAAACAACATTTCGAGATTGGGCATTACGTACGTTAGATGATTCGGTGAAACTGAAGCAAACAGAAGAAAAATTGAAAGAAGCATTTTCTATTAATCGTGATGAAGAAAAAATTATGCTTGGTAAATTGAAAGGTAAACTGGAATTTAAGTCCTTTATTGAAGAGAGAATGCTTCAATTTGAAAAGAAATTAGTACCAACAAGTGATTTTGAGGCATGGGACAAAGCTATTATTCCAGTAGAAGACATAAAAAAATGGATGCAAGTGGAATATAAGCATTATCCATTAAAGAAAAGAAGAGAAAGATTAGTCGGCCGAATGAAGCGCTGGATTGAAATTGAGCTGAAAAAGTATGGAGAAACAAACGAGAAGAAATTACTAAAAAAAGAAGCGACTAAGAGATTGAACACTTATATGAAGTTTTGGCCGAAAATGAGCTCACTTTCAATTTATAGTTCAATATTGAAAAGTAAAGAAATACTCGAAGTATTACCTGAAGAACTTGTGAAAGAAACTGAAAAGAGTTGTCGTAAAAAAGAAGTGTATGTAGAAGATTTACCAGCTTTAATATACATACATCACCGCATAACAGGTATTGAAATCGGACAGAAATTCCATCACGTCGTTATTGATGAAGCGCAAGATTTCTCGCCATTCCAAGTTTATGTATTAAAAGAAATTACACTAGGTAATTCTTTCACTATATTAGGTGATTTATCTCAAGCAATTTACGATTATCAAGGGATTGAAGATTGGGGTGCTTTTAAGGAAGTATTCCAAGAAACAGGTTATTATGAACTGACGAGAAGTTATCGCTCTACAAAAGAAATTATTGAATTTGCGAACGAAATAATTAAAAATGCAGAGATTCCAGTAGGGCTTGCGACACCAGTTTTTCGTAGTGGTGAAGAAGTCAAAGTAATCCAAGCAGAAGATCAATTTAATGAGATTATGAAGACTATAAAATATTTACAAAATGAAGATGTGAAAACAATTGCGGTAATAGGAAGAACAGAGGATGAATGCCGTGATATATATGAAAAGTTAACAAAGACAGGATTGGCTGTAAACGTCATTGAAGCAGATCAAAGTAAATACAAAGGTGGTATTTCAGTAGTACCTGTATACTTGGCGAAAGGGTTAGAATTTGACGCTGTTCTACTAATTGATGTTGATGAAGAACATTACAAAAATACAAAACACGATGCGAAGTTATTGTATGTCGGATGTACAAGGTCGCTTCATGATTTGTGGATTTTCCATAGCGGAGAAGCATCGCCTTTAATTAACGGATTAAAATAA
- a CDS encoding type II CAAX endopeptidase family protein, whose amino-acid sequence MTTTNRKQVKLHLIIFVLIVLASGWIGVFIDSLLTDQPKGNSLGMGLWLILPFFVSILLRVRSRDWHDFGIKPNLKGILKWYFVAILIYPFVTLITISLALFFGVVNISNFEISSLYSLILMSTIGNFIKNIFEEFSWRGYLTPKLIELKLNDWFIYIISGLIWALWHAAYYLVFLPNEYFESISRLNMLLSGCILMVSWSIMYVEIYRLTKSVWPCVIMHAIEDAVPTVLVTITGIITLTNGSDFWLNPISGVVATIVFLGIGIVLRSIRIKKERQLNTKDSQLFTL is encoded by the coding sequence ATGACTACAACCAATAGAAAGCAAGTAAAGTTACATTTAATTATTTTTGTATTAATTGTGCTAGCAAGTGGTTGGATCGGTGTATTTATCGATTCTCTTCTAACAGATCAGCCTAAAGGAAATTCTTTAGGCATGGGCTTATGGCTTATACTTCCTTTCTTCGTCAGCATATTACTTAGAGTTCGTAGCCGAGATTGGCATGATTTTGGTATCAAACCAAATTTAAAAGGAATCCTTAAATGGTATTTCGTAGCAATACTTATTTATCCATTCGTTACACTAATAACTATAAGCTTAGCTCTATTTTTCGGAGTCGTTAACATATCTAACTTTGAAATATCCTCATTATATTCACTCATACTCATGTCTACTATAGGTAATTTTATTAAAAATATTTTCGAAGAGTTTTCTTGGCGCGGTTATTTAACTCCAAAACTGATTGAACTAAAGTTAAACGATTGGTTTATTTATATTATTTCTGGTTTAATTTGGGCTCTTTGGCATGCCGCTTATTATTTAGTTTTTTTACCAAATGAATATTTTGAATCTATTTCAAGGTTAAATATGCTTTTATCAGGCTGTATACTTATGGTTTCTTGGTCTATTATGTATGTTGAAATATATAGACTTACAAAGTCAGTATGGCCATGTGTTATCATGCATGCAATTGAAGATGCCGTTCCTACTGTTTTAGTTACAATAACAGGGATTATTACACTTACCAACGGCAGTGATTTTTGGTTAAACCCTATTAGCGGAGTTGTTGCTACTATTGTATTTCTTGGAATTGGAATCGTACTAAGATCCATAAGAATAAAAAAAGAACGACAATTAAATACGAAAGACAGTCAATTATTCACACTATAA
- a CDS encoding GH25 family lysozyme, which translates to MGYIVDISKWNGNINWDIAAPQLDFVIARVQDGSNYVDPLYKNYVQAMKVRNIPFGNYAFCRFVSVEDARIEARDFWNRSDKNATVWVADVEVKTMNDMRAGTQAFIDELRRLGAKKVGLYIAHHMYAPFGMANVNSDFVWIPRYGGNKPAYPCDIWQYTETGNVAGIGKCDLNKLIGNKPLAWFTNQIVEPIKKQEGVGIIVNKFSKVVTYEFGTALVVEMLGMMDALGYESRIISYGDKQGLVRFETAYRQGNELDRATAWLDAKGLKYFYTKE; encoded by the coding sequence ATGGGTTACATTGTAGATATTTCGAAATGGAATGGCAACATTAACTGGGATATCGCAGCTCCACAATTAGATTTTGTAATTGCACGTGTGCAAGATGGTTCAAATTATGTAGATCCTTTATATAAAAATTATGTACAAGCAATGAAAGTAAGAAATATTCCGTTTGGTAATTATGCGTTCTGTCGTTTCGTTTCAGTAGAGGATGCACGGATAGAGGCGAGAGACTTTTGGAACCGTAGTGATAAAAATGCGACAGTTTGGGTAGCTGATGTAGAAGTAAAAACAATGAACGATATGAGAGCGGGTACACAAGCCTTTATTGATGAATTACGAAGATTAGGAGCTAAGAAAGTCGGTTTATACATCGCTCATCATATGTATGCTCCATTTGGAATGGCAAATGTCAATTCTGATTTTGTATGGATTCCTCGTTATGGTGGTAACAAACCGGCGTATCCATGTGATATTTGGCAATACACAGAAACAGGGAATGTGGCTGGTATCGGCAAGTGTGATTTAAATAAGCTGATTGGAAATAAGCCGTTAGCCTGGTTTACAAATCAAATTGTTGAGCCGATAAAAAAACAAGAAGGGGTTGGAATTATAGTGAATAAATTTAGTAAAGTTGTTACGTATGAATTTGGTACAGCGTTAGTAGTAGAAATGTTAGGAATGATGGATGCTCTTGGGTATGAATCTCGTATTATCTCATATGGAGATAAACAAGGATTAGTTAGATTTGAAACAGCATATCGCCAAGGGAATGAATTAGATCGAGCGACAGCGTGGTTAGATGCTAAGGGACTTAAATATTTTTATACAAAAGAATAG
- a CDS encoding PadR family transcriptional regulator, with the protein MDALLNSLITELRRGTLTLAVLSQLRTPQYGYSLVQLLEQSGITIDQSTLYPLLRRLEKQELVTSSWDKTESRPRKYYVLSEYGLEIFLQLKKEWIKDSKELYNLLKEEDKNEFD; encoded by the coding sequence ATGGATGCTTTATTAAATTCGTTAATTACTGAACTAAGAAGAGGTACATTAACATTAGCGGTTTTAAGCCAGTTAAGAACACCGCAGTATGGGTATTCACTTGTCCAATTATTGGAACAATCAGGGATTACAATCGATCAAAGTACTTTATATCCACTACTTCGCCGATTAGAAAAGCAGGAGCTAGTGACGAGTAGTTGGGATAAAACGGAGAGTAGACCGCGTAAGTATTATGTTTTAAGTGAATATGGATTAGAGATATTTCTGCAGCTGAAGAAAGAATGGATAAAGGATTCGAAAGAGCTTTATAACCTATTAAAGGAGGAGGACAAAAATGAGTTTGATTGA